The following proteins are co-located in the Triticum aestivum cultivar Chinese Spring chromosome 1A, IWGSC CS RefSeq v2.1, whole genome shotgun sequence genome:
- the LOC123070392 gene encoding phosphoglucan phosphatase LSF1, chloroplastic isoform X2, with the protein MVLKQKSGPCNLVLERPVAPYPIHQLHQNEDYHILFNRGRVSLPTWNSAMLSSKLNKSSPRNGKSGFAVFSPRLLSSQGWALLSSEKDGLNRKSTNLANWMSEIVGFYSDEDDMDAEWAHGSFPLEEYIKALDRAKGELYYNHSLGMQYSKITEKIYVGSCIQTQKDVKMLSETVGITSVLNFQSESERINWGINSEAINDSCRQNNILMINYPIREVDSMDLRKKLPFSVGLLLRLIRKNYRIYVTCTTGYDRSPACVIAYLHWVQDTPLHIAHKFITGLHSCRPDRAAIVWATWDLIALVENGRHDGTPTHSVCFVWNNGREGEDVELVGDFTSNWKDKLKCNHKGGSRYEAEVRLRHGKYYYKFIVGGNWRHSSSLPSETDEHGNVNNVIRVGDIARIRPAPSQLQIKDPSVVKVIERALTEDERFSLAFAARLMAFAICPIRLAPKQ; encoded by the exons ATGGTTCTAAAACAAAAGTCAGGACCATGCAATCTTGTCCTTGAAAGGCCAGTTGCGCCTTATCCAATACACCAGTTGCATCAAAATGAAGATTATCATATCCTATTTAACAGAGGGAGGGTTTCTCTTCCGACCTGGAATAGTGCTATGTTGTCCTCAAAGCTGAATAAATCATCTCCACGAAATGGGAAATCTGGTTTTGCTGTATTTTCCCCAAGGCTACTAAGTTCCCAAGGATGGGCGCTTTTATCTAGTGAGAAAGATGGACTCAATAGGAAGAGTACGAACCTTGCAAATTGGATGAGTGAGATTGTTGGCTTTTACTCTGATGAGGATGACATGGATGCTGAATGGGCACATGGTAGTTTTCCTTTGGAGGAGTACATTAAAGCCCTAGACCGTGCTAAAGGTGAACTGTACTATAATCATTCACTTGGTATGCAATACAGCAAG ATTACTGAGAAAATATATGTTGGATCATGCATACAAACACAAAAGGATGTGAAGATGTTATCAGAGACGGTG GGTATTACTTCTGTCCTGAATTTCCAAAGTGAAAGTGAGCGCATTAATTGGGGAATAAATTCCGAGGCAATCAACGATTCTTGTCGTCAGAACAACATCTTGATGATTAACTACCCTATCCG AGAGGTGGATTCCATGGACCTGAGAAAGAAGCTTCCTTTTTCTGTTGGTCTTCTTTTGCGCCTAATAAGGAAGAACTACCGTATATATGTGACTTGTACCACTGGATATGATAGATCACCAGCATGTGTGATTGCATATCTACATTGGGTTCAAGATACACCTCTTCATATTGCTCACAAGTTCATCACTGGGTTGCATTCATGTAGACCTGACAG AGCTGCAATTGTTTGGGCAACTTGGGATCTCATTGCATTAGTTGAAAATGGAAGACATGATGGCACTCCTACACATTCAGTGTGCTTTGTTTGGAACAATGGTCGGGAG GGTGAGGACGTGGAATTGGTGGGGGATTTTACAAGTAACTGGAAAGACAAATTAAAGTGCAACCACAAGGGTGGATCCAGATATGAAGCTGAAGTTCGACTTCGACATGGAAA GTACTACTACAAGTTCATAGTTGGGGGTAATTGGAGGCACTCGAGTTCGTTGCCGTCAGAGACAGATGAACACGGAAACGTCAACAATGTGATCAGAGTCGGTGACATCGCCCGGATTCGTCCTGCTCCCAGCCAATTGCAGATAAAG GATCCATCTGTTGTTAAGGTGATAGAGAGGGCACTGACGGAGGATGAGCGGTTTTCGCTGGCCTTCGCGGCACGCCTCATGGCGTTTGCAATCTGCCCAATCAGATTGGCTCCAAAGCAGTAG
- the LOC123070392 gene encoding phosphoglucan phosphatase LSF1, chloroplastic isoform X1, whose protein sequence is MALSLMPPSSIALLTPRGRVRAGSAARLPPPVFRVHAASSSRRRSGGRRRLTVVAATEEEGPAAAAGRMNLNEYMVAVDRPLGLRFALAVDGRVFVHSLKRGGNAEKSRIIMVGDTLKKAGTVHNEGLVSIKDLGDTEMVLKQKSGPCNLVLERPVAPYPIHQLHQNEDYHILFNRGRVSLPTWNSAMLSSKLNKSSPRNGKSGFAVFSPRLLSSQGWALLSSEKDGLNRKSTNLANWMSEIVGFYSDEDDMDAEWAHGSFPLEEYIKALDRAKGELYYNHSLGMQYSKITEKIYVGSCIQTQKDVKMLSETVGITSVLNFQSESERINWGINSEAINDSCRQNNILMINYPIREVDSMDLRKKLPFSVGLLLRLIRKNYRIYVTCTTGYDRSPACVIAYLHWVQDTPLHIAHKFITGLHSCRPDRAAIVWATWDLIALVENGRHDGTPTHSVCFVWNNGREGEDVELVGDFTSNWKDKLKCNHKGGSRYEAEVRLRHGKYYYKFIVGGNWRHSSSLPSETDEHGNVNNVIRVGDIARIRPAPSQLQIKDPSVVKVIERALTEDERFSLAFAARLMAFAICPIRLAPKQ, encoded by the exons ATGGCGCTCAGCCTCATGCCCCCTTCAAGCATTGCCCTTCTCACCCCACGGGGTCGCGTCAGAGCCGGGTCAGCGGCGCGGCTGCCGCCGCCGGTGTTCAGGGTCCACGCCGCCTCCTCTTCAAGAAGGCGCAGTGGTGGGAGGAGGCGGCTGACCGTCGTGGCAGCCACGGAGGAGGAGGGtcccgcagcggcggcggggaggatGAACCTCAACGAGTACATGGTCGCCGTCGACCGCCCGCTAGGCCTCCGCTTCGCGCTCGCCGTCGACGGCCGCGTCTTCGTGCACTCTCTCAAGAGAGGG GGAAATGCAGAGAAGTCGCGGATCATAATGGTTGGGGACACTCTCAAGAAGGCAGGCACTGTCCACAACGAGGGTCTTGTTAGCATAAAAGACCTAGGTGACACGGA GATGGTTCTAAAACAAAAGTCAGGACCATGCAATCTTGTCCTTGAAAGGCCAGTTGCGCCTTATCCAATACACCAGTTGCATCAAAATGAAGATTATCATATCCTATTTAACAGAGGGAGGGTTTCTCTTCCGACCTGGAATAGTGCTATGTTGTCCTCAAAGCTGAATAAATCATCTCCACGAAATGGGAAATCTGGTTTTGCTGTATTTTCCCCAAGGCTACTAAGTTCCCAAGGATGGGCGCTTTTATCTAGTGAGAAAGATGGACTCAATAGGAAGAGTACGAACCTTGCAAATTGGATGAGTGAGATTGTTGGCTTTTACTCTGATGAGGATGACATGGATGCTGAATGGGCACATGGTAGTTTTCCTTTGGAGGAGTACATTAAAGCCCTAGACCGTGCTAAAGGTGAACTGTACTATAATCATTCACTTGGTATGCAATACAGCAAG ATTACTGAGAAAATATATGTTGGATCATGCATACAAACACAAAAGGATGTGAAGATGTTATCAGAGACGGTG GGTATTACTTCTGTCCTGAATTTCCAAAGTGAAAGTGAGCGCATTAATTGGGGAATAAATTCCGAGGCAATCAACGATTCTTGTCGTCAGAACAACATCTTGATGATTAACTACCCTATCCG AGAGGTGGATTCCATGGACCTGAGAAAGAAGCTTCCTTTTTCTGTTGGTCTTCTTTTGCGCCTAATAAGGAAGAACTACCGTATATATGTGACTTGTACCACTGGATATGATAGATCACCAGCATGTGTGATTGCATATCTACATTGGGTTCAAGATACACCTCTTCATATTGCTCACAAGTTCATCACTGGGTTGCATTCATGTAGACCTGACAG AGCTGCAATTGTTTGGGCAACTTGGGATCTCATTGCATTAGTTGAAAATGGAAGACATGATGGCACTCCTACACATTCAGTGTGCTTTGTTTGGAACAATGGTCGGGAG GGTGAGGACGTGGAATTGGTGGGGGATTTTACAAGTAACTGGAAAGACAAATTAAAGTGCAACCACAAGGGTGGATCCAGATATGAAGCTGAAGTTCGACTTCGACATGGAAA GTACTACTACAAGTTCATAGTTGGGGGTAATTGGAGGCACTCGAGTTCGTTGCCGTCAGAGACAGATGAACACGGAAACGTCAACAATGTGATCAGAGTCGGTGACATCGCCCGGATTCGTCCTGCTCCCAGCCAATTGCAGATAAAG GATCCATCTGTTGTTAAGGTGATAGAGAGGGCACTGACGGAGGATGAGCGGTTTTCGCTGGCCTTCGCGGCACGCCTCATGGCGTTTGCAATCTGCCCAATCAGATTGGCTCCAAAGCAGTAG